AGCCAAGGGCGAAGATGGCGTAGACCGAGCCGATGGAGAGGCCGTTCAGAATATTCTGCAGAAAATAGACGGTGTTCATGATATGCCAAAAGCCGGGGAAGCTTCGCTCCCCCGGCAGGATGCGTTATTCGGGCAACAGTTCCATGACTCCGGTCTTGCCGTCTTCGGCGATCTTGATCTGGGAGACATAGAATGTTTTCTGGGTGATCTCGCCGTCGGCGTCGAGGACGATTTCGCCAAGAGGCGTTTCGTAGGAACTGGAGATGATGGCTGCATTGAGGGCGGTGCGCAGTTCGGCCGTGTCCATTTCGGCGACTTTCTTGCCGGTGCTCTGCTCCACTTCGTTCAAGGCGTCCACGACGACCTTCACGCTGGTGTAGGCCTGGGCCGAGAACTGGGCCGGATCCTTCTTGAACATTTCCTTGAACATGGGGACAAAGGCGTTGTTCTCGGCGTTGTCGGCCTTGGGACTGTAAGCCTGGGCCACGATGACGCCGGTGCATTCCTTGCCGCAGACCGGGTACATGTTGGGGGAATTGAAGCCGTTGCCGCCGACGATGAGGCCCTCGTAGCCGAACTGGCGCAGCTGCTTGACCATGTTGCCGCCGTCGGCAGCCAGGCAGCTCATGACCACCATGTCCACGCCCGCTCCGAGGATGGCCGTGACCTGGGTGGTGAAGTCCGTGTCCTTGACGCTGGTCTTCTGGATGAGGGCGATGTTCAGGCCCATGCCCTTGATGGCGTCCTGAAAAATGCCGGTCTCGGAGACGTTGAAGGCGTCATCCTGGGCATAGACCACGGCCACATTCTTGATATTCGGGTTGACCGCAAGGGCCCGCTTCAGGGCATTGGGGGCGACCAGGGTCATGGGGGCGGAGATGCGGGACACATATTCACCGATCTGGGCCACGCCTTTGGCAGTATTGGACGGTCCGACCACGGGCACTTTGGCCTGGTTGGCGATGGGGTTGGCGGCAAAGGCCTGCTGGGACAGGGTGGGCCCGATGATGGCCACGACCTTGTCGCGGGAGATCAGGTTCTGAAAGGCGTTGATGGCCCCGGCTTCGTCTCCGCCCGTATCCTGGAAAATCAGTTTGATGGGAGTTCCGCCCACGCCGCCCTTCTCGTTGATCATCCTTTCAGCCACCTTGGCGCCGTTGACCTGCTCTTCGCCAAACAGGGCTACGTTGGTGGTCTGTCCCACGGCGATGCCAATGGGGAGGGGGCTGCCGGCCGGCTCGGCAAAGGCTGCCTGGGCAAAAAACAGGCTTGCTGCCAGCATTACGAATATGCGCATGAAATCCTCCGTAAGAATACGATTTGCTGAAAGAAAAACGAGTCAATCGATTAAAGATCGAAGGAAATATCAAGGAAGGTCAGTAGGTGCAAGCTGAAAATACCCTACTGAAAAATAAGTATGAAAAAAAAGTTTCGGAATAGACTCGGTGAGCCCTCGCAGCGCATAAAATTTCACCGCGGCGGAATCGTGAACCACTCCCCGACTTTTGGAAGCATGAAGAGCGATTCGTCGACTTCCCTGGACTGCAAGGCTTCCGAAATACCACTTCGGAGGCCGCATAAGCTTCGTCAGCCTCGGGGAAGACCGAACAAGGTTATCAAATCTTCTTCTGCAATGAAGGGTTGGAGGAACTTTCCGTAAGTGACGAGAAATAACTGGAGAGTTTGGTTTCATGAGCCTTGAGCGCGGCCTGCATTTCCTCCAGTTCGATGACGTCGTTGCCACTGGTATCGATAGCGCTGAAGGCGGGGGCGGATACGGATGTTTCTGCCTTGGACAGAACTCCATCCTTGTCCGCATCCATGCGCTTCATATACTTCCGGGCTGCTTTTTCCGAAGCGGAAGTATCATTCTGCGTGGCGGATTCACCCAGAATTTTGCCCAGAAGATCAAGGGAGCTTGCTCCTGCCTTCTTCTTGGAAACATAGTGGGAATAGACATCCTTACCGTGTTCCGACATGGCGGCAGATATTTCCTCCTGGGTGACTTTTCCGTCCCGGGATGCGTCAAGCTTCGCGAAAGCTTCAGCGGACAGGCTCACTTCATCCTGAGTGACGACGCCATCCCGGTTCGCATCCCCGTCACGAAAGCACTTCCGCGCTCCGAGTTTGGCTAACAACTCGTTTTGTGACGTTTCGCCGTTATTGGACAATTGTGACGTAGTCTCAAGATATTGTCTGGAACTGATGCGCATGACGTCCCTCCCGCAAGGCTGGAAGCAAATTATGCACCAGAAAAGATCGGGGGCGGGAGTGGAAAAACATTTTTACGGACGGCAGCAAAATGCGATTTACCATTTGCCTTCGCGGTCGTATTGTCCTGGTCAGCAAGATAATCCCATTCATTTTCAGATCTCGGCACCGGCTCAAACGAGGCTCTCCATGTTCAGCATTCGCCCCATCTACGACACCACCGTGCCCGTCGACGCTCAGAGCGTCGAGCAGGTCCAGACCATCCTGGCCGAGCGGTTTCCGCTCATCGCGGCCGAGGAAATCGCGAACCTTCCCGCCACCCTCAAGAATCCCCTGGGCAAGGGATACCGGACCATCGTCTTCGTGGCCGAGGGGCAACGCAGGGTCGTGCAGGGATTTGCCCTGCTGTGCCACTTCTCGGACCTGCGCTTCTGCTACCTCGACTACCTCTCGGTCAGCCTGCGCCATGGCGGGCGCGGGGTGGGCTCGGCCCTCTACGAACGTGTGCGCGAAGAAGCGAAGGCACTCGGCGACACAGCCCTCTTCTTCGAATGCCTGCCTGACGATCCCAACCTGTGCCGTGACCCGGAACTACTGCGCGAAAACGTCGCGCGGCTTCGCTTCTATGAACGCTACGGGGCGCGACCCATCGTCAACACGGCCTACGAGACGCCTCTCTCCGCCGAAGACGACTGCGCCCCCTATCTGGTGGCCGATCCCCTGGACAAACCCCTGCGTTTGGCGCGGGAGCGGGTGCGCCATGTGGTGCGCGCCGTGCTGGAGCGCAAGTACAAGGAAAAATGCTCGCCGCAGTACGTCAAGATGGTCCTCGACTCCATTCCGACCGGCAATCTTCTCCTGCGCGAACCGCGATATGTCAGGGAATCCGCGCCCCCACGGGTCCCGGGCATCAGCGACGACCGCAGGATCGCCCTGATCTGCAACGAGAATCATGCGATCCACCACATCCGCGAGCGCGGCTATGTCGAGTCGCCGGTGCGCATGAAGTCCATCCTGAAGGAAATCGAGAAGACAGGCCTCTTCCTGCGCAGGCAGCCCCGGCATTTCGCCGAGCGGCACATCACCCAGGTCCACGACCGGCAGTTCGTGTCCTATCTTCGGACCGTCTGCTCGAACCTTCCCGAGAAGAAATCCGTCTACCCCTATGTCTTCCCCATCAGAAACGCAGCCCGCCCCCCTCGGGAATTGGCCGTGCGGGCTGGCTACTACTGCATCGACACCTTCACGCCCCTGAACGGCAACGCCTACGCAGCGGCGCGCGGGGCCGTGGACTGCGGGCTGACCGCAGCCGAGGAACTGCTGGCCGGACGTCGCCTTGCCTACGCCCTGGTGCGCCCCCCCGGGCATCATGCCGAACGCCGGGCCTTCGGAGGATTCTGCTATTTCAACACGTCGGCGGTGGTCGCCCATCGACTCAGTGCCCACGGGCGCGTCGCCGTGCTTGACGTGGACTACCACCACGGCAACGGCACCCAGAACATCTTCTACGAGCGCAGCGACGTGCTGACCGTGTCCATCCACGGCCACCCCAGATTCGCCTACCCGTATTTCAGCGGATTCGCGGAAGAACGCGGGGAGGGAGCGGGTCTGGGATACAACCGCAATTTCCCCCTCCCGGAGGACGTTGAAGGCGAGAGATACGCCGAAACCCTGCGCCAGGCCCTGAAGGTCATGGCCGACTTCGACCCCGCCTTCGTCATCGTGGGCCTCGGCCTTGATCCGGCCAAAGGGGACCCGACGGGTTCATGGCGTCTGCAGGCCAGGGATTTCTTCCGCAACGGCCAGCTCATCGGAGCTCTGGGCAGACATACGGTGGTCGTACAGGAGGGAGGATACAAGATCAGGTCGCTGGGCGTGAATGCTGCCAACTTCTTCCAGGGGCTGTTCGAGGGAATGCAGATCGCGAGACGGATTTGAGGACTGTACCGGACCCGGCTCTGGACGGGAGGCTTCTATCGGCAGCATGGGAAAAGTCTTAATTAATCCCTTCTTCAAGGGAATGACAAATTAGTGCAGTGCCAGCAGTAATCATCAAGAATTATGTGATGAAATCCAGGTTCAGGAACTACCGGCTCCAGAACTTGAACACGTTTTTTCCCGCTTTTTTTGATTCATAAAGCGCCATGTCCGCTTTTTTGAACAATTCACCAAAATTTTCGTATTGCCCATTATCCATGGCAATGCCAATGCTGACCGAAATATTGGTGTGGGAAAACTTGCGGGCAACTTTCTCTTCAAATCCCGCCAGAAGTTGCTCAGCGCATTGTCTCGCCTTACCTGAATCGCTCACATCGTGAAGAAGTATCGCGAATTCATCCCCGCCAAGTCGGAACAGGTTTGCAGCTGGAAATATCTGCTGAAGCATGTCTGCAAAGGCTATCAGCACCTTATCCCCTTCTTCGTGGCCGTACTGGTCGTTGACTTCCTTGAAGTTGTCCAGATCCGCAAGCAACAGCACCGTGTCCGGGTGAGGCGGCGTTTTCCTCATGAAGTCCTGGAGGCTGCGTCTGTTGTTCAACTTGGTCAGGTAATCTGTGTTTGCATCTGACAGCAGCTTGTTTTTGTGGTGATATTCAAGAGTGATATCCACAAAAAGATAAATATGCCCAGCCTGCACGCCAAATATATCCAGAAGATTTTCATCGTGCAGTTTCAGAATTCTGTTTTTGGAAAGAAGCAGTGTGCAGTCATCATCCTGCTCAATAATCCATCTCTTGCTGCATGTATATTTATTTGTTTTATCAATAAAAGATTCTATTTTTTTACCAATAAGATCTGATTTTTCCTGTAAAAAAATATCAACAAACTTCTGATTCACACTGGTAATTTCACCAATCTTATCGGTTACCATGATCGCAAAAGGAAGACTCTCAATCAATATATTCAATTCAATCATCAAATTTTGCAGATCTGTTACATCATGCGCAAAACCTGAAGTACCAATTACTTCTCCATCTATATCGAATATAGGAGATTTGTATGTCTTGAACTTACGAAGTTCATCACCGCATTTCACTGTTTCGTCAAAAAGACAGGTTTTCTTTTTAGCAAGAACAATTTCTTCAGATTCCAGACAAATATATTCTCCCTGGGCATATTCATCAGGCTCGATGTCCCAGATATAATAATGCCCGCGCCCCTCGATCTGCTCCTTGGTCTTGTTTACAGTCCGGCAGAAGCTGCTGTTGACTTTCAGATGAGCGCCCCGCGCATCCTTGAACCAGATCAATTCAGGCAGACTGTCAATCAGCGTGTCCAGATATTTCCGGTTCAACTGCGCGTCTTCACGCTCTTTGAAACGCCTCAGAATCCCGGAAAAAGAAGCGTGGATCTTGCTTTCACTGAACGGCTTGATCCAGACCTGATCAAAAAAATCGTGATACTCTGCCAGAATTGAAAAATTATCGGCGCCAAAGCAGCCGATCACGACTGCCCGCTCATTTTTAGCTTCGTGAATCTTGATCAATGACTCAGCCCGAGCTGTTTCAAAATCGAGGATAATGACTGCGCAGCTGTTGATATCGACTGCAAGGATGTCAGCGCTGCTGAAAAAATGGTGAGAAAACCGGTCCTGCGGCGGAACTCCCAAAAGAAGCGTTTCCAGCTCAGGACTCTGTGTAGCAATGAAGATATTCAATAACCTTTGATACAAGCTCAATACCTCGATGAGATAAAGTACGGGACATGTTGACCAGCCTTTCGAACGCCTCCCCGTCGGGCAGCAGGGGGGGGCGAACGAGGCGTTTCACTCTGCCACCAAGAAGGCTTTTCGCTGTTCCGGCAGTGTTCTCACAGCGACAGGCCCTCGGCAAGGATTAAAGAAACGCCCCCCTAACGGACAATTGGGGTCCTTGCTCCAACCGGATTGGAAAAAGGTCGCATCGGCGATGGCTTATTCATGGACGCCTCATCGCCATGCAAACAATGCTTCATTCCCGTCCCCCGCCTGCACCAACCTTTGAGCCCGGCATTTTGCATTGACCGGAGCAGCTTCAAACGGCTAGCGGGTTCAGCTGTCTGCAATCGCGGCCATTTCACGTAAAAACCCCAACCAGCCAAGGACACCGAAATGAGTGATCTGCCCATCTGCCCCAAGTGCGGCTCCGAATATACCTACGATGACGGCATGGCTTACGTCTGCCCGGAATGCGGCCACGAATGGTCCAAGGACGCCGCTGCCGGTGACGGACCGGATGACAAGATCATCAAGGACGCCAACGGCAAGCCGCTTCAGAACGGCGACACGGTCACGGTCATCAAGGACCTTAAAGTCAAAGGCTCGTCCTCCACGGTCAAAGTCGGCACGAAAGTCAAGAACATCAGGCTGGTGGACGGTGATCACGACATCGACTGCAGGATCGACGGCATCGGCGCCATGAAGCTCAAATCCGAATTCGTCAAAAAAGTTTAGCTCCTGCCCTTTCCCCACGCGACGCGCTCAAGGCCGGATGCATTGCGGTTGCAGGGCACCGGCAATTCATTCAGGATTCATGGCCACGTCCCCCGCTCTTCGGGGATGAAAACAGAGCAAGGAGATCTTGTCGTGATGAAACAGAAAGTCGCGGTCGTTACGGGCGGAGCGCAGGGCATAGGCAAGGCGATCTGTGACGCTTTCGCCGAGCAGGGAGTTGCCGTCTGCAATATCGACATGCAGGATAACGACTATTTCGTCGGCGACATTGCCGATGAACAGGCATTGCGTGCCTTTGCGTCAAAGGTAATCGCCCAGCATGGCGCCATCGACTATCTCATCAACAATGCGTGCCTGTCCCGGGGCGGCCTCAAGACCTGCTCCCATGAGGATTTCAATTACGTGTTGCGTGTCGGAATCTCGGCTCCGTTTCTTTTGACCCAATTGTTCATGGATCACTTCAAGCCTTCGGCAAGCATCGTGAACATCTCATCGACCCGGCATCTGATGAGCCAGGCCGATACCGAAAGCTACACGGCGGCCAAGGGGGGCATCACCGCGCTGACCCATGCCATGGCCGTTACCCTGGCAGGCAAGGCGCGGGTCAACTCCATATCGCCGGGCTGGATCGACACCACCGGCACCCGGTTCAATGGCCCGGACGCGGACCAGCACCCTGCCGGCCGTGTGGGCGTTCCTTCAGACATCGTCCATGCGGTCATGTTTTTGTGTGATGAAAAAAGCGGCTTTATTACTGGCCAGAACATCACGGTGGATGGCGGCATGACGAAGCTGATGGTGTATCACAACGATTTTGGATGGAAAAAATTGGGAGGAGAATATTGAATCTTAAATTATCCCGTTTCCAAAATGATTATATTCATCGAAGAATATATGTCACAGTTGCAAATTGATATCATTCAAGACTAGAAATTTGCCCCCCCCATTGAAATTAAATTATGAAATAAGATTCCAATTCTTTGATGTTTGTCAGAAATTCATCTTTCTATATTTCTTTTACTCATTAGTCCTAAAGAGTAACCTTTGTCTTTGATTTTGCATCGATAAAGACAATTGGACCATTATCTTCTTCGTCAAAACCATGCCGTGACGCCATCACTTCGTCTCCAAAACAATCTCGCCATCAGGGCGCGAATTCTTCAGAAGGCAGACGAGGATTCGCGGCCTTTCTTCGCGGGCATGACACTCGCGAGATCCAGGTAAAAAGAGCACCGACCCGCAGGACGATGCCGACCTTTCCACGCGGCGCGGCCCGGACGGTCAGCTCTTCTTGAAGAGGTCCTTCACGCCGTGGGGCTCGCAGCGAAGATATTGCGGCGGCGCATCCACGCAGGCGCCCAGTTCCGCGGCCGCGTGCCAGGGCCAGCGGGGGTTGTAGAGCATGCCCCGACCCAGGGCCGTCAGGTCGGCCTGGCCGGAGGCGATGATCTCCTCGGCCTGCCTGGGCTGGGTGATCAGGCCCACCGCGATGGTGGTCATGCCGGTTTCGCGCTTGATATGCGCCGCAAAGGGCACCTGATAGCCAGGTCCCGGCTTGATTTTCTGCATGGGGGACAGGCCGCCGCTGGAGACGTGGATGTAGTCGCAACCAAGCTCCTTCAGACGCGCGGCGAAGACCGTGCTCTGCTCAAGGTCCCAGCCGCCCTCGATCCAGTCCGTCGCCGAGATGCGTACTCCGAGCGGAAAGCCCAGCGGCAACGCGGCGCGGATTTCGCGGAAGACCTTGAGAGGCAGGCGCATCCTGTTTTCCAGGCTGCCGCCGTACTCGTCCAGGCGCTGGTTGGACAACGGGGACAGGAACTGGTGCATGAGGTAGCCGTGGGCGCAGTGCAGTTCAACGCCGTCGAAGCCGCAGTTCAGGGCGCGCTCCGCCGCCCGGCGAAAGGCTTTGACCACCCGCGCGATGCCGTTTGCGTCCATCTCCACGGGCGGGGCGTCCTCGGGGGCAAAGGGCAGGGCCGAGGCCGAGGACGTAGTCCAGCCGCCGTGGCCGAACGATACGGACGCGCCCCCGTCCCAGGGCCGCGCCGTGGACCCCTTGCGACCGGCATGAGCCAGCTGAATGGCCACGGGCATGGAAGAATGGTCCCGCATGGTCCTGCGCAACGCTGTCAGGGCCGCCTCGGTCTCATCGGACCACAGCCCGAGATCCTGCGGAGAGATGCGCCCGGCCGGTTCGACGGCGGTGGCTTCGACGATCAGCAGTCCGGCCCCGGACAGGGCAAGCTGCCCAAGGTGAATTAGGTGCCAGTCGGTCGGCTGCCCGTCCTGTGCGGAATACTGGCACATGGGAGCGATGACGATGCGGTTCCGCAAAGAGAGATTGCCAAGAGAAATGGGGGAAAAGAGTGCGCTCATGGTTGCTCCTGATGTTTGACATCAAGGGCTACATGCGTCGTCGGGAGATGACAATCGTTATGGGATCTGAAAATTCTCGATCTTCCAGGTGTCAATCGGGAGTTTTTGAAACTCGATGATCGAATTCAGCCGAATCCAGAACTTCCTGTCCTCGATCCGCTCCAGAATCAGTACGACCCCTGCCCGCTTTCCGGTCTGCATGGAATAATACAGGGCCTGGCCTATGGACTCCGCCCACTTGCGGCCGAAGTCGAACTCGATGGCATGAGTGCGCGTGATGCAATCGGCCCTGGTCCCATCGGCAAGGCGGATCTCGGCCTGGCCGCGCGCTTCGGCACACCAATCCTGTTGATATTCCTTCTCAAGTCGCTTGTGTTCGGCAAGTACTGATGAAGACCAAAAAGTAAGTAGCATTAGTGAGAGAATTACGGTTCGCATGGGTAGAAGCCACTAGCAAGCCTCGACCCTTGTGTCCATATATTTAAGTATATCAGAATATTATGCGCACCGTCGAAAAAAGCCCAGTCTGTTAAAAATGAGCCTCGCGGGACTTTTCCAAGATCCTCTTTTGGGGCCGAGTCTCAGAATGGAAAATCTTCCGTGTCGTTGATTTTGATCTCCGGCGCCGTGGGCTCCGGCTTTTTCGACCGCGCGTGAACCGGATTGCCGTCCACGCAGATCGCCTTGAAGGGCCTCGTGGGACAGGCGTGCTCGCAGGCTCCGCAGCCGACGCAATAGTCCGCATGCACTTCCGGGATCAGCAACGGGCGGTTTTGCGGATTGGGATACGGCACCATGCGCACCGCCTTGGTCGGACAGTGTTCCGAGCACGCGCCGCAGGCCGTGTTGTCCGTGAAGACCACACAGTTTTCCTTGATGAACCTGGCCACGCCCAGCTGGGTGCGCTTCTTTTCCTTCGCGGCCAGGGGCAGGATGGCTCCGGTGGGACAGACCTGCGAACAAAGCGTGCACTCGTAGTTGCAATAGGATGCGCGAAAATCGAGGCGCGGCTGCAACATGCCCGATGGCCCGAATTCGAGGATCGACGGGGACAGGACCTGCGAGGGACAGACACTCACGCACAGGTGGCAGGCCGTGCAGAGGGAAGTGAAGCGCTCGATGCTGACGGAGCCAGGCGGGGATACCGGACCGGTCACGGCCTCGGGTATGGTGGTCGGCCGGCTCTGCAGCACAGTGGCATTGGTCTCCACCAGCCCGGCAAGGCCCAGCAGGGAGACCCCCGAATGGAGGAGAAAATCCCTGCGGCCCTGATCCGCCCGCACGACGGGACCACGTCGCCACCTGTTTTCAAGATGCACCGCCCCTTCCGGGCAGGCTGCCAGACAGTTGTAACAGGCCACGCAGCGGGCTGCATCGACCCGCATGCGTGCAAGATCGATGCAGCCCGCCTTGCATACGCGTTCGCAGCGCCTGCACTTCGTGCACCTGTCAGGGTCGATCCCAAGGCCCAGCCATGAAATCCGCGACACCAAGCCAAGGAGCGTGCCCACCGGACAGACGGTGTTGCAGTAAAGACGGCCGCGTCTGGCTGCCAGCCACCCGACCGCGAGCAGGGTTGTCGCGGCGACTCCAACGGCATGGGGCGTCAGCACTGCCCACTGCTTGCGGGAAATTGCGTATTGGCCGAACTGTTCAAGGGCTAGTGCGGCAAGATTGTTGGTCACGACGACCGCCGGACGCACGAGATCTGCCAGAATCCTTCCAAAAGCGCTGAACGGATCGAGCAGGTTCAGCAGCAGGCCGCTGCCGCCGACCAGCAGCAGCGCGGTGATGGCCGCGATGGCGTAACGAAGCGATCCGGCCGGTCTGAAGCGATGTCCCCGTCTTTTCCCGGCCGTAAAACTGACGGCATCCTGGAGGGTCCCGAGGGGGCATACGCTGGAACAATAGACACGGCCGAAGAATACAGTCAGCCCCGCCACAACGAGCCATCCCGCCGCGCCCAGGGCCGCCCCGTGCATGAAGGCGAGCATGGAGGGCACGAACTGAAGGTACAGGATCCCCTCAGTCAGCGACGGCGGGACCACGTTCCCCAGATCAAGAAAGACCAGCGCCGTCAGACCGAAAAAGACCAGGGACAGGGCGACGCGTACCGGCTTCAAATGCCCGGGTTTCAAGCGCACACGACGCCTCAAAGCCTGATGCGTTTGATGGACAGTGCGCCAAGGTCCATGCTGCCCAGGTTCATCTGCGACGCAAGCTGGATATGGCGGACGGCTTCGGGCTCGAACCCGAAGAGCTTCGCGGCGGCGGCATCGGCCGCGACCGGATCCGCGGATACGACGAGCGCCTGCATCTGCACGACATCTGCGGCGGACACGCCGCGCGGCCCGTTCTGTTTCATGACGTTGTAGGCGTCCACCACGGTGAGGGTAGGCCTGCGGTACGAAACGAAGTCCGCGATGCACTGGTGCAGGTCGTTGCGGTGCCAGTACCCGCGATCCCAAACCACGCCCATGAGGTTCTTCATGCCGACCGTGAGCATCGTCGAACTGTGATGCTTGAGCACC
This genomic interval from Deltaproteobacteria bacterium HGW-Deltaproteobacteria-18 contains the following:
- a CDS encoding branched-chain amino acid ABC transporter substrate-binding protein, whose protein sequence is MRIFVMLAASLFFAQAAFAEPAGSPLPIGIAVGQTTNVALFGEEQVNGAKVAERMINEKGGVGGTPIKLIFQDTGGDEAGAINAFQNLISRDKVVAIIGPTLSQQAFAANPIANQAKVPVVGPSNTAKGVAQIGEYVSRISAPMTLVAPNALKRALAVNPNIKNVAVVYAQDDAFNVSETGIFQDAIKGMGLNIALIQKTSVKDTDFTTQVTAILGAGVDMVVMSCLAADGGNMVKQLRQFGYEGLIVGGNGFNSPNMYPVCGKECTGVIVAQAYSPKADNAENNAFVPMFKEMFKKDPAQFSAQAYTSVKVVVDALNEVEQSTGKKVAEMDTAELRTALNAAIISSSYETPLGEIVLDADGEITQKTFYVSQIKIAEDGKTGVMELLPE
- a CDS encoding acetylpolyamine amidohydrolase, coding for MFSIRPIYDTTVPVDAQSVEQVQTILAERFPLIAAEEIANLPATLKNPLGKGYRTIVFVAEGQRRVVQGFALLCHFSDLRFCYLDYLSVSLRHGGRGVGSALYERVREEAKALGDTALFFECLPDDPNLCRDPELLRENVARLRFYERYGARPIVNTAYETPLSAEDDCAPYLVADPLDKPLRLARERVRHVVRAVLERKYKEKCSPQYVKMVLDSIPTGNLLLREPRYVRESAPPRVPGISDDRRIALICNENHAIHHIRERGYVESPVRMKSILKEIEKTGLFLRRQPRHFAERHITQVHDRQFVSYLRTVCSNLPEKKSVYPYVFPIRNAARPPRELAVRAGYYCIDTFTPLNGNAYAAARGAVDCGLTAAEELLAGRRLAYALVRPPGHHAERRAFGGFCYFNTSAVVAHRLSAHGRVAVLDVDYHHGNGTQNIFYERSDVLTVSIHGHPRFAYPYFSGFAEERGEGAGLGYNRNFPLPEDVEGERYAETLRQALKVMADFDPAFVIVGLGLDPAKGDPTGSWRLQARDFFRNGQLIGALGRHTVVVQEGGYKIRSLGVNAANFFQGLFEGMQIARRI
- a CDS encoding GGDEF domain-containing protein; translated protein: MYQRLLNIFIATQSPELETLLLGVPPQDRFSHHFFSSADILAVDINSCAVIILDFETARAESLIKIHEAKNERAVVIGCFGADNFSILAEYHDFFDQVWIKPFSESKIHASFSGILRRFKEREDAQLNRKYLDTLIDSLPELIWFKDARGAHLKVNSSFCRTVNKTKEQIEGRGHYYIWDIEPDEYAQGEYICLESEEIVLAKKKTCLFDETVKCGDELRKFKTYKSPIFDIDGEVIGTSGFAHDVTDLQNLMIELNILIESLPFAIMVTDKIGEITSVNQKFVDIFLQEKSDLIGKKIESFIDKTNKYTCSKRWIIEQDDDCTLLLSKNRILKLHDENLLDIFGVQAGHIYLFVDITLEYHHKNKLLSDANTDYLTKLNNRRSLQDFMRKTPPHPDTVLLLADLDNFKEVNDQYGHEEGDKVLIAFADMLQQIFPAANLFRLGGDEFAILLHDVSDSGKARQCAEQLLAGFEEKVARKFSHTNISVSIGIAMDNGQYENFGELFKKADMALYESKKAGKNVFKFWSR
- a CDS encoding alkylphosphonate utilization protein; amino-acid sequence: MSDLPICPKCGSEYTYDDGMAYVCPECGHEWSKDAAAGDGPDDKIIKDANGKPLQNGDTVTVIKDLKVKGSSSTVKVGTKVKNIRLVDGDHDIDCRIDGIGAMKLKSEFVKKV
- a CDS encoding short-chain dehydrogenase, encoding MKQKVAVVTGGAQGIGKAICDAFAEQGVAVCNIDMQDNDYFVGDIADEQALRAFASKVIAQHGAIDYLINNACLSRGGLKTCSHEDFNYVLRVGISAPFLLTQLFMDHFKPSASIVNISSTRHLMSQADTESYTAAKGGITALTHAMAVTLAGKARVNSISPGWIDTTGTRFNGPDADQHPAGRVGVPSDIVHAVMFLCDEKSGFITGQNITVDGGMTKLMVYHNDFGWKKLGGEY
- a CDS encoding oxidoreductase; amino-acid sequence: MSALFSPISLGNLSLRNRIVIAPMCQYSAQDGQPTDWHLIHLGQLALSGAGLLIVEATAVEPAGRISPQDLGLWSDETEAALTALRRTMRDHSSMPVAIQLAHAGRKGSTARPWDGGASVSFGHGGWTTSSASALPFAPEDAPPVEMDANGIARVVKAFRRAAERALNCGFDGVELHCAHGYLMHQFLSPLSNQRLDEYGGSLENRMRLPLKVFREIRAALPLGFPLGVRISATDWIEGGWDLEQSTVFAARLKELGCDYIHVSSGGLSPMQKIKPGPGYQVPFAAHIKRETGMTTIAVGLITQPRQAEEIIASGQADLTALGRGMLYNPRWPWHAAAELGACVDAPPQYLRCEPHGVKDLFKKS
- a CDS encoding 4Fe-4S ferredoxin, translating into MKPGHLKPVRVALSLVFFGLTALVFLDLGNVVPPSLTEGILYLQFVPSMLAFMHGAALGAAGWLVVAGLTVFFGRVYCSSVCPLGTLQDAVSFTAGKRRGHRFRPAGSLRYAIAAITALLLVGGSGLLLNLLDPFSAFGRILADLVRPAVVVTNNLAALALEQFGQYAISRKQWAVLTPHAVGVAATTLLAVGWLAARRGRLYCNTVCPVGTLLGLVSRISWLGLGIDPDRCTKCRRCERVCKAGCIDLARMRVDAARCVACYNCLAACPEGAVHLENRWRRGPVVRADQGRRDFLLHSGVSLLGLAGLVETNATVLQSRPTTIPEAVTGPVSPPGSVSIERFTSLCTACHLCVSVCPSQVLSPSILEFGPSGMLQPRLDFRASYCNYECTLCSQVCPTGAILPLAAKEKKRTQLGVARFIKENCVVFTDNTACGACSEHCPTKAVRMVPYPNPQNRPLLIPEVHADYCVGCGACEHACPTRPFKAICVDGNPVHARSKKPEPTAPEIKINDTEDFPF